One window of Dysidea avara chromosome 11, odDysAvar1.4, whole genome shotgun sequence genomic DNA carries:
- the LOC136238570 gene encoding TNF receptor-associated factor 2-like — protein MPGHKLYLQGGEEVHEGLKCSYCRLVLKDPIQTSQTGQRYCKQCFKDTKNSTSETSTIDPNDMPWPDNAIKKEIDRLLVKCYNHEMGCEWKGLFKDLIDQHLSICQYITVECRNAGCGDRVLLSKLEDHLKDECLQRLMECKDCRQKLAFRDLKAHGDNCPNALKSCHLCQQKMPALKLTDHVMRECTWIRCPCSGEEDALFEANSKEYSEHLQDSEKLASHLQPLLVQFSKMSQSVEKMTNEYQLVTSRIELLETKCNDLEKKNEELQNDNIELCKTITILTTKVEEKEHNLDEVAKSQVGEIIRITDDRLSLLEQNYGKLFTDVATTKNSTSKACMQVDAFTNEIEKMKRDYSSQGMRSSELVPYNNNNGSYPLDYIKQVEEKVLEVERTVNVLNVHHSELELQLQASLASTHNGAFLWRIPEMKRRIRDAKIGRITSIYSPPFYTGRNGYKMCIRAYLNGDGTGEGTHLSIYFVLMRGEYDPLLQWPFEHKVSLILVDQDQKKHLVQTFKPNIQSSSFQRPKSDMNVASGCPEFAKLLILDNPSYVKDGVMYIKAVVDTSSIYHP, from the exons ATGCCTGGACACAAACTGTATTTGCAAGGTGGGGAAGAAGTCCACGAAGGACTGAAGTGCTCATACTGCAGACTAGTTCTGAAGGATCCCATACAAACCAGTCAAACTGGACAACGATACTGCAAACAATGTTTCAAGGATACAAA GAACTCTACTAGTGAAACTTCCACGATTGATCCTAATGACATG CCATGGCCTGATAATGCTATTAAGAAAGAAATTGATAGATTACTAGTGAAGTGTTACAACCATGAGATGGGATGTGAATGGAAGGGATTGTTTAAAGATCTCATT GATCAACACTTGTCAATTTGTCAGTACATCACAGTGGAGTGTAGGAACGCTGGATGTGGTGATAGAGTATTACTGTCTAAACTAGAAGATCACTTGAAGGATGAGTGCCTGCAACGACTAATGGAGTGCAAGGATTGTAGACAAAAACTGGCATTTAGAGATTTAAAG GCACATGGTGATAACTGCCCCAATGCTTTGAAAAGTTGTCATCTATGTCAGCAGAAGATGCCAGCACTTAAG CttactgatcatgtgatgagGGAGTGTACCTGGATCAGGTGTCCTTGTAGTGGTGAAGAGGATGCACTGTTTGAG GCTAACAGCAAGGAGTATTCCGAGCACCTGCAAGATTCTGAAAAGTTAGCTAGCCACCTACAACCATTACTGGTCCAGTTCTCCAAGATGAGTCAGTCAGTAGAGAAGATGACCAATGAGTACCAACTGGTCACCAGTAGAATTGAACTACTAGAGACTAAGTGCAATGATCTAGAGAAGAAGAATGAAGAGCTACAGAATGACAACATTGAGTTATGTAAGACAATCACAATATTGACAACAAAAGTGGAAGAGAAGGAACACAATCTAGATGAGGTGGCCAAGTCTCAAGTTGGTGAGATCATACGTATTACTGATGATAGGCTTTCTCTTTTGGAACAAAATTATGGCAAATTGTTCACTGATGTTGCCACTACTAAGAATTCCACAAGTAAAGCTTGTATGCAAGTAGATGCATTTACTAATGAAATTGAGAAGATGAAGAGAGATTATTCATCACAAGGAATGAGGAGTAGTGAACTGGTCccatacaacaacaacaacggCTCTTATCCACTGGATTATATCAAACAGGTTGAAGAGAAGGTACTGGAAGTTGAGCGTACTGTGAATGTCCTCAATGTCCACCATTCAGAACTAGAGTTACAATTACAAGCATCTCTTGCCAGTACACACAATGGAGCTTTTCTCTGGCGTATACCAGAAATGAAGAGGAGAATTCGTGATGCTAAAATCGGTCGAATCACCAGCATTTACTCACCACCATTCTACACAGGAAGAAATGGTTACAAGATGTGCATCAGAGCTTATCTTAATGGTGATGGCACTGGAGAAGGAACACATCTTTCAATTTACTTTGTTTTGATGAGGGGCGAGTATGATCCATTACTTCAGTGGCCATTTGAACACAAAGTGAGCTTGATTCTTGTTGATCAGGATCAAAAGAAGCATTTGGTGCAGACGTTCAA
- the LOC136238404 gene encoding ubiquitin carboxyl-terminal hydrolase 50-like, with the protein MSPYVVGDQQPRKYHLYAITNHTGTLHGGHYTACCRHPYNRNKFYKSDDQEVYEIGSSKLQTAAGYVLFYTSVDFVPPKLGT; encoded by the exons ATGTCACCATATGTAGTAGGGGACCAGCAGCCAAGAAAATATCACCTCTATGCCATCACT AACCACACTGGGACATTACATGGAGGCCATT ACACTGCTTGCTGTCGACATCCATACAACAGAAACAAGTTTTACAAGTCTGACGACCAAGAGGTGTATGAAATTGGCAGCAGCAAATTACAA ACTGCAGCTGGCTATGTGTTGTTCTACACATCAGTTGACTTTGTCCCACCAAAACTTGGGACATGA